The Pseudomonas asiatica genome has a segment encoding these proteins:
- a CDS encoding dicarboxylate/amino acid:cation symporter — protein MAKRLFGKLYVQVLIGVTLGVLIGVFWPQVGADLKPIGDAFIKLIKMVFAPIIFATVVLGIAKMENMKELGRVGVRALIYFEVLSTFALVLGLVVVNIVQPGQGMNVDPATLDAKSISTYTAAAAGNSGGFIDFLLHVIPGSVTDAFAKNEILPILLFSTLFGIALSHLGPRGKPMVDVLEAFSHGMFFIVGMIMRVAPLAACGAMAFTVGKYGLGSIVSLGKLMATMYLTCFLFVVVVLGAIARLCGFNLWKFLKYLKEELFTVLGTSSSESVVPQLMNKLEKVGVSKPVVGLVIPSGLTFNPDGQCIYYTMAAIFIAQATNTPLTLMDQLIVLGVLLLTSKGSAGVTGSGFITLAATLATMDNIPVAGMVLLLGVDRFMSEARAITNTIGNAVGTVAIANWVGALDKQRMAQALEGQLPADPEPEAAAPHPALARMEAGTPAP, from the coding sequence ATGGCCAAGCGATTGTTCGGCAAGCTCTACGTACAGGTATTGATCGGCGTAACCCTCGGGGTGCTGATCGGGGTGTTCTGGCCACAGGTTGGCGCTGACCTGAAGCCCATTGGTGATGCCTTCATCAAACTGATCAAGATGGTCTTCGCCCCGATCATCTTCGCCACGGTGGTGCTGGGCATCGCCAAGATGGAAAACATGAAGGAACTCGGCCGCGTCGGCGTGCGCGCGCTGATCTACTTCGAAGTGCTGTCCACCTTTGCCCTGGTACTGGGGCTGGTGGTGGTCAACATCGTGCAGCCCGGCCAGGGCATGAACGTCGACCCTGCCACCCTGGATGCCAAGAGCATCTCCACCTACACCGCCGCGGCAGCCGGCAACAGCGGCGGCTTCATCGATTTCCTGCTGCATGTGATACCCGGCAGCGTGACCGATGCCTTCGCCAAGAACGAGATCCTGCCGATTCTGCTGTTCAGCACCCTGTTCGGCATCGCCCTCTCCCACCTGGGCCCGCGCGGCAAGCCGATGGTGGATGTGCTCGAAGCGTTCTCCCACGGCATGTTCTTCATCGTCGGCATGATCATGCGCGTGGCACCGCTGGCCGCCTGCGGAGCCATGGCCTTCACCGTAGGCAAGTACGGGCTGGGCTCGATCGTTTCGCTGGGCAAGCTGATGGCGACCATGTACCTGACCTGCTTCCTGTTCGTGGTGGTGGTGCTGGGCGCCATTGCCCGGCTGTGCGGCTTCAACCTGTGGAAGTTCCTCAAGTACCTCAAGGAAGAACTGTTCACGGTACTGGGTACCAGCTCATCCGAGTCGGTGGTACCGCAACTGATGAACAAGCTGGAAAAGGTTGGCGTGTCCAAGCCTGTGGTCGGCCTGGTGATCCCCTCGGGCCTTACCTTCAACCCGGACGGCCAGTGCATCTACTACACCATGGCCGCCATCTTCATCGCCCAGGCCACCAACACACCGTTGACCCTGATGGACCAACTGATCGTGCTGGGTGTGCTGCTGCTCACCTCCAAAGGCTCTGCAGGCGTAACCGGCTCGGGCTTCATCACCCTGGCCGCGACCCTGGCGACCATGGACAACATCCCGGTGGCCGGCATGGTCCTGCTGCTGGGCGTGGACCGCTTCATGTCCGAAGCCCGGGCCATCACCAACACCATCGGCAACGCGGTCGGCACCGTGGCCATCGCCAACTGGGTGGGTGCGCTGGACAAGCAGCGCATGGCCCAGGCCCTGGAAGGCCAGCTGCCGGCCGACCCCGAACCCGAGGCTGCTGCGCCGCACCCTGCCCTTGCACGCATGGAGGCCGGCACACCCGCACCCTGA
- the ttdA gene encoding L(+)-tartrate dehydratase subunit alpha gives MDKETAVSSLTDVMAKFTAYIGKRLPRDVKEKTAKLRAAETNPLAIAVYDSMADNQEYADKLNRPSCQDTGVIQYFVSAGARFPLLGEMEGILENATREATIQGPLRHNAVETFIEKNTGTNTGSKIPWLDWEIIPDADYAIVDVYMAGGGCTLPGSAKVLMPGQGYEGVTEFVFDVITSRGVNACPPLLVGVGVSTSVETAARLSKKAILREVDSSHPNESAAMMEKLLEEGLNEIGIGPQGLTGNSSVMGVNIESSARHPSTIGVAVSTGCWAHRRGKIRINADLSYDILSHEGVVL, from the coding sequence ATGGACAAAGAAACAGCCGTGTCATCGCTTACCGACGTGATGGCCAAGTTCACCGCCTATATCGGCAAGCGCCTGCCCCGCGACGTCAAGGAAAAGACCGCCAAGTTGCGCGCCGCCGAAACCAACCCGCTGGCCATCGCCGTGTACGACTCGATGGCCGACAACCAGGAATACGCCGACAAGCTCAACCGGCCCAGCTGCCAGGACACCGGCGTCATCCAGTACTTCGTCTCGGCGGGCGCGCGCTTCCCGCTGCTGGGCGAGATGGAAGGCATCCTCGAGAACGCCACCAGGGAAGCCACCATCCAGGGGCCGCTGCGCCACAATGCGGTGGAAACCTTCATCGAGAAGAACACCGGCACCAACACCGGCTCGAAGATCCCGTGGCTGGACTGGGAAATCATCCCCGATGCCGACTACGCCATCGTCGACGTGTACATGGCCGGCGGCGGCTGCACCCTGCCGGGCTCGGCCAAGGTACTGATGCCGGGGCAAGGCTATGAAGGGGTGACCGAGTTCGTCTTCGATGTCATTACCTCGCGCGGTGTCAACGCCTGCCCGCCACTGCTGGTGGGTGTAGGGGTATCGACCTCGGTGGAGACGGCGGCACGCCTGTCGAAGAAGGCCATCCTGCGCGAAGTGGACTCCAGCCACCCCAACGAAAGCGCGGCGATGATGGAAAAGCTGCTGGAGGAAGGCCTCAACGAAATCGGCATCGGCCCGCAGGGCCTGACCGGCAACAGCAGCGTGATGGGCGTGAACATCGAGTCTTCGGCCCGCCACCCGTCCACCATCGGTGTGGCGGTGTCCACCGGCTGCTGGGCGCACCGCCGCGGCAAGATCCGCATCAACGCCGACCTGTCCTACGACATCCTCTCGCACGAAGGGGTAGTACTGTGA